The Rhineura floridana isolate rRhiFlo1 chromosome 8, rRhiFlo1.hap2, whole genome shotgun sequence genome includes a region encoding these proteins:
- the TCF20 gene encoding transcription factor 20 isoform X1 yields the protein MQSFREQSSYHGNQQNYPQEVHGASQLEEFSTRQQAQMFQSFGGGGSSSGRRGAAGSSASMAGESSGHQSYQSFRKEAGEFYYMASSKDPVTAGGQQLPQRRPSGPMQSYGPPQGSSFGSQYGSEGHVSQFQTQHSSLSGVTHYQQDYTGPFSPGSGQYQQQTSSQQQQQVQQMRQQLYQSHQPLSQASSQSTSSTSHLQPMQRPSALPSSASGYQLRVGQYSQHYQPPASSSSSFPSPQRFGQSGQSYDGSYSVNAGSQFEGHAVGSSAQTYGTQSNYSFQTQPMKNFEQSKLPQGGQQGQAQQSQQQQPSSQHVMQYSNTATKLSLQSQVGQYNQAEVRVRSPMQFHQNFSPISNPSPAASVVQSPSCSSTPSPLMPGGENLQCGQSNMPVASRNRILQMMPQLSPTPSMMPSPNAQGGGFKGFGLEGLQEKRLTDPGLSSLSALSSQVANLPNTVQHMLLSDALAPQKKNSKRSSLTKKADSCTNSEGSSQAEEQLKSPLAESVDGGCSSSSEDQGERVRQLSGQSTSSDTTFKGGNLERSHPSPAQASQNEPPKLSTSPADEEVASPPDEKEPLVAVETPPKVNEKAVGVIVSREAMTGRVEKSSGQDKQQQDDVSTGAQALPSASVMKESGLLGPQQDPQGGSKGSKSGDSSTNHNGDGNGQLGHAAIGSSFSGRTEPSKSPGSLRYSYKDSISMQRNAGNFPQYPSGQDKGDFPGHSERKGRNEKFPSLLQEVLQGYHHHPDRRYARNAQDHHGMTGNLESTMRPNVLINQANELGNRGLLNKGVGSLLENPHWSHWDRKSSGTAPEMKQINLADYPMPRKFEIESQSSAHEGGGLSERRSVICDTSPLRQIARDPGLPSVGHMGTDGRSGRSDRLTPGQSVILPGGLLAMEAKLKSHSGQIKEEDFEQSKTSANINNKKSGDHCHLGTFKHESYRGNASPGAAALDSAADYILQQDSRSAQLRRGPGRMGSSREGMRGKSPSQFHDLADKLKMSPGRSRGPGTDLRHMNPHMVLSDRVNRGSLHSPFPPNSESSSLASVYHTNTRSHAFGDPNQGLNSQYHYKRQLYQQQQEDYKDWSSSSAQGVIAAAQHRQETTKKSPRQQQFLDRVRSPLKNDKDGMMYLHSGSYHDAVSQEASRCLLGSDGSLQNKCAEMKHMNQKIQQHESGWDLSQQVTSGKNSGSLGTTSQKRFGPQDGDTHKRDDAGDVLKSGNAMVRIPGQEDQSPQNPLIMRRRVRSFISPIPSKRQLQEMKNSGMEDKGRMVASSKDGADKTLNSYAHSSQNQDAAKSLSRGESSRNLPSPDNRNCSAVSLTSPAKTKILPPRKGRGLKLEAIVQKITSPNVRRSASSNCAEAGADAVTLDDILSLKSGPPEGGNVANHGMEAENIKEEIVLDQESQELTSEISLTISSEEWHGDGNEVVKKETSELASVVKEGPVPTVIPAPSQKSVCQGRTDGSLTGVGSISFSELKTVSPSSVFTPEPNSKSDKKDGDAIIMTPKPDPFPPKGYFPSGKKKGRPIGSVNKQKKKQQQPQPQPLPSVPEALQSSEEAGGGEPKPKRQRRERRKTTAQPRKRKPRRAAPIVEPQEPEIKLKYATQSLDKTDTKNKSFSPYIHVVNKCEIGAVCTIINAEEEEQNKLARGRKGQRSLTPPPSNAESKVLPTSSFMLQGPVVTESSVVGHLVCCLCGKWASYRNMGDLFGPFYPQDYAATLPKNPPPKRATEMQNKVKVRHKSTSNGSKSDTEEEEEQQQQQKEQRSLATHPRFKRRHRSEDCAGAPRSLSRGAACKKATTEGGNVGEKTPSDFKKTLSTSEGGPELELQIPELPLDSNEFWVHEGCILWANGIYLVCGRLYGLQEAVEIAKEMKCSHCQEPGATLGCYNKGCSFRYHYPCAIDADCLLNEENFSVRCPKHKPLPPCSLPSLQNKMVKGSLSTEQSERG from the coding sequence ATGCAGTCCTTTCGGGAGCAAAGCAGTTACCACGGAAACCAGCAGAACTACCCGCAGGAAGTGCATGGTGCATCCCAACTAGAAGAATTTAGCACCCGCCAGCAGGCTCAGATGTTCCAGAGTTTtggaggaggtggcagcagcagtgggcgCCGTGGAGCAGCAGGCAGCTCTGCCTCAATGGCTGGGGAGAGCTCTGGACATCAGAGCTATCAAAGTTtcagaaaggaagcaggagaattCTACTATATGGCCTCCAGTAAGGATCCTGTGACAGCAGGAGGACAGCAACTCCCTCAGCGCAGGCCTTCTGGGCCAATGCAGAGCTATGGACCACCCCAAGGGAGCAGCTTTGGGAGTCAGTATGGGAGTGAAGGTCACGTGAGCCAGTTTCAAACACAACACTCATCCCTTAGTGGGGTGACCCACTATCAGCAGGATTATACCGGTCCTTTCTCCCCTGGAAGTGGTCAGTACCAGCAGCAGACTTcaagccagcagcagcaacaggttcAGCAGATGAGACAACAGCTCTACCAGTCTCACCAGCCTTTGTCACAAGCCTCCAGCCAGTCCACCTCTAGCACATCTCATTTGCAGCCAATGCAGCGCCCTTCAGCTCTGCCTTCATCTGCTTCTGGCTATCAGTTGCGAGTGGGACAGTATAGCCAACACTATCAGCCTCctgcttcttcctcttcttcttttccttctcctcaaCGTTTTGGCCAGTCTGGCCAGAGCTATGATGGTAGTTATAGTGTGAATGCTGGTTCACAGTTTGAGGGACATGCTGTTGGTTCAAGTGCACAAACTTATGGGACTCAATCAAACTACAGCTTTCAGACCCAGCCGATGAAGAACTTTGAGCAGTCAAAGTTGCCCCAAGGGGGTCAACAGGGACAGGCACAAcagtcacagcagcagcagccttcctCACAGCATGTAATGCAGTACTCAAATACTGCTACCAAGCTGTCTCTTCAGAGTCAAGTAGGACAGTACAACCAAGCTGAGGTTCGTGTGAGATCACCCATGCAGTTCCATCAGAATTTTAGTCCTATATCTAACCCGTCACCAGCTGCCTCTGTGGTTCAGTCTCCAAGCTGCAGCTCCACACCATCTCCTCTCATGCCAGGTGGTGAGAATCTTCAGTGTGGACAAAGCAACATGCCTGTAGCCTCTAGAAACCGCATTTTACAGATGATGCCTCAGCTTAGTCCAACACCGTCTATGATGCCAAGTCCCAATGCTCAGGGTGGAGGATTCAAGGGATTTGGGCTTGAAGGATTGCAGGAAAAGAGGCTTACAGATCCAGGACTAAGCAGCCTAAGTGCCCTAAGTAGTCAAGTTGCTAACCTTCCCAATACAGTCCAGCACATGTTACTTTCAGATGCTTTGGCACCTCAAAAGAAAAACTCCAAAAGATCTTCATTAACTAAAAAGGCTGATAGCTGCACAAACTCAGAAGGTTCCTCCCAGGCAGAAGAACAGCTCAAGTCTCCTCTGGCAGAGTCCGTTGATGGTGGATGTTCCAGTAGTTCAGAGGATCAAGGCGAGAGGGTGAGACAGTTGAGTGGTCAGAGCACCAGTTCTGATACCACCTTCAAGGGGGGTAACTTAGAAAGATCCCACCCATCACCAGCACAAGCATCTCAAAATGAGCCTCCAAAGCTCAGCACCAGCCCTGCAGATGAAGAAGTGGCCTCTCCTCCTGATGAAAAGGAGCCCTTGGTTGCTGTGGAGACACCCCCAAAGGTCAATGAAAAGGCAGTTGGTGTGATAGTTTCCCGAGAAGCTATGACAGGAAGAGTGGAAAAGTCAAGTGGGCAGGATAAACAACAACAAGATGATGTTTCTACAGGTGCTCAGGCACTGCCTTCTGCCAGTGTGATGAAAGAGTCTGGTCTTCTGGGGCCACAGCAAGACCCACAAGGAGGAAGTAAAGGGAGCAAGAGCGGGGACAGCAGCACTAACCACAATGGTGATGGAAACGGCCAGCTTGGTCATGCTGCCATTGGCTCTAGTTTTTCAGGCAGAACAGAACCATCAAAATCCCCTGGTAGTTTGAGGTATAGCTACAAAGATAGTATTAGTATGCAGAGAAATGCTGGCAACTTCCCTCAGTATCCTTCAGGTCAGGATAAAGGGGATTTTCCAGGACACAGTGAGCGAAAGGGCAGGAATGAGAAATTTCCTAGTCTGTTGCAGGAAGTCTTGCAAGGCTATCATCATCACCCTGACAGAAGATATGCTAGAAATGCACAAGATCACCATGGAATGACTGGAAATCTGGAAAGTACTATGAGACCCAATGTCCTCATCAATCAAGCCAATGAATTAGGTAATAGAGGTCTTTTAAACAAAGGTGTAGGATCTCTCTTGGAAAATCCACACTGGAGCCACTGGGATAGAAAGTCAAGTGGCACAGCTCCTGAGATGAAACAGATAAATCTAGCTGACTATCCCATGCCTCGAAAGTTTGAGATAGAATCCCAGTCCTCGGCTCATGAAGGAGGAGGactctcagagaggagatcagttATTTGTGATACATCACCTTTGAGGCAGATTGCTAGAGATCCTGGGCTTCCCTCTGTGGGACATATGGGTACTGATGGCAGGAGTGGAAGGAGTGACCGGCTAACTCCAGGCCAGTCGGTCATCCTTCCTGGTGGCCTGTTAGCCATGGAAGCAAAGCTAAAGTCTCACAGTGGGCAGATCAAGGAAGAGGATTTTGAACAGTCTAAGACCTCTgccaacatcaacaataaaaaatcaGGAGATCACTGTCATCTTGGAACTTTTAAGCATGAGTCTTATCGTGGTAATGCTAGCCCAGGAGCTGCAGCACTTGATTCTGCAGCAGACTACATTCTACAACAAGATAGCCGATCAGCACAGCTGAGGCGAGGGCCCGGCAGAATGGGAAGCAGCCGGGAGGGAATGCGAGGTAAATCTCCCTCTCAATTTCATGATCTGGCAGACAAATTAAAGATGTCACCAGGTAGAAGCAGAGGTCCAGGGACAGATCTTCGTCATATGAACCCACACATGGTGCTTTCTGACAGGGTGAACCGAGGTTCCTTGCACTCTCCTTTCCCTCCAAATTCTGAAAGCTCATCTTTAGCTTCAGTATATCACACTAACACTCGATCTCATGCTTTTGGTGATCCTAACCAGGGGTTGAATTCCCAGTACCACTACAAAAGGCAGCTATACCAACAACAACAGGAAGACTACAAAGACTGGAGTAGCAGCTCTGCCCAGGGGGTGATTGCAGCAGCTCAACATAGGCAGGAAACAACAAAGAAGAGCCCAAGACAACAGCAGTTCTTGGACAGAGTAAGGAGTCCTTTGAAAAATGACAAGGATGGAATGATGTATCTCCATTCTGGTTCTTACCATGATGCTGTAAGCCAAGAAGCCAGCCGTTGCTTGTTAGGGAGTGATGGTTCTCTTCAAAATAAGTGTGCTGAAATGAAACATATGAATCAAAAGATTCAGCAACATGAATCTGGTTGGGATTTGTCCCAGCAGGTGACTTCTGGGAAAAACAGTGGTTCTCTGGGGACAACTAGTCAGAAGAGATTTGGTCCTCAAGATGGTGATACACATAAGCGTGATGATGCTGGAGATGTACTCAAATCTGGTAATGCCATGGTAAGGATCCCTGGCCAAGAAGATCAGTCTCCTCAAAATCCTTTAATCATGAGAAGGAGAGTCCGTTCCTTCATCTCTCCTATTCCCAGCAAGAGGCAGTTGCAGGAAATGAAGAATAGTGGCATGGAAGACAAAGGACGCATGGTTGCCTCATCAAAGGATGGAGCTGATAAAACTCTAAACTCCTATGCCCACTCTTCTCAAAACCAAGATGCTGCCAAGTCACTCTCAAGAGGAGAATCTTCTAGGAACCTTCCAAGTCCTGATAATAGAAATTGCTCTGCTGTTTCCCTCACAAGCCCAGCTAAAACAAAAATTCTGCCTCCACGGAAGGGTCGTGGATTGAAATTGGAAGCTATTGTTCAAAAAATCACATCTCCTAATGTTCGGAGGAGTGCTTCCTCAAACTGCGCTGAAGCTGGTGCTGATGCAGTCACTCTTGATGACATTCTGTCCCTGAAGAGTGGCCCACCAGAGGGTGGGAATGTGGCCAATCATGGAATGGAAGCAGAAAATATAAAAGAAGAAATTGTGCTGGATCAAGAGAGCCAAGAGTTGACTAGTGAAATTTCTCTGACAATATCTTCTGAAGAATGGCATGGTGATGGAAATGAGGTAGTGAAAAAAGAGACATCTGAACTTGCCAGTGTTGTCAAGGAAGGCCCAGTGCCTACTGTGATCCCAGCACCTTCGCAAAAATCTGTTTGTCAGGGAAGAACAGATGGATCTCTAACTGGAGTAGGATCTATAAGCTTTTCTGAATTAAAAACAGTCTCCCCATCCAGTGTCTTCACTCCTGAACCAAATTCAAAGTCTGACAAAAAAGATGGAGATGCCATTATTATGACACCCAAGCCAGATCCTTTTCCTCCAAAGGGGTATTTTCCTTCTGGTAAGAAGAAGGGGAGGCCTATTGGTAGTGTGAACAAACAaaagaagaagcagcagcagccacagccACAGCCACTTCCATCAGTACCAGAAGCACTGCAGTCATCAGAGGAGGCAGGAGGTGGAGAACCTAAACCCAAGAGACAgcgaagggagaggaggaaaactACAGCACAACCACGGAAGCGGAAACCAAGACGAGCTGCTCCAATTGTGGAGCCCCAGGAACCAGAGATCAAACTAAAATATGCCACACAGTCTCTTGATAAAACTGATACAAAAAACAAGTCTTTTTCCCCCTATATTCATGTTGTAAACAAGTGTGAGATAGGTGCTGTGTGTACAATAATTAatgcagaggaagaggaacagaATAAGCTGGCGAGGGGCCGGAAAGGGCAGAGGTCATTGACACCCCCTCCCAGCAATGCTGAGAGCAAAGTACTGCCTACTTCCTCTTTCATGCTACAGGGTCCTGTAGTAACAGAGTCTTCTGTCGTGGGCCACCTGGTCTGCTGCCTGTGTGGCAAGTGGGCCAGCTATCGTAACATGGGTGATCTCTTTGGACCTTTCTATCCCCAGGATTATGCGGCCACATTGCCCAAGAATCCTCCTCCCAAGAGGGCCACAGAAATGCAGAATAAGGTCAAGGTACGGCATAAAAGTACTTCTAATGGTTCCAAGTCTGatacagaggaggaagaggagcagcaacagcaacaaaaggaGCAGAGAAGCCTTGCTACCCACCCTCGCTTTAAGAGACGGCATCGCTCAGAGGACTGTGCTGGGGCCCCCAGGTCACTTTCAAGAGGTGCTGCTTGTAAAAAGGCAACCACTGAGGGTGGCAATGTTGGTGAAAAAACTCCTtcagactttaaaaaaaccctttccacTTCTGAAGGTGGTCCTGAGTTGGAGTTACAAATCCCTGAACTACCTCTTGACAGCAATGAATTTTGGGTCCATGAGGGCTGTATTCTCTGGGCCAATGGAATTTACCTGGTCTGTGGCAGGCTCTATGGGCTGCAGGAAGCTGTGGAAATAGCTAAAGAGATG